The Algoriphagus sp. TR-M9 genome has a window encoding:
- a CDS encoding SusC/RagA family TonB-linked outer membrane protein produces MKCNSLPKNALFVCMVLSLNASFITDSKAFIINKASNIAVQKEVEVTGTVLDAQGLPLPGVSVILKGTTTGVATDLDGRYSLTVPGPESVLVFSFIGFNTQEVTVGNQSSINITLTENLANLDEVLVVGYGVQKRGTITGAVGEVKADDLIRTPAVTTSGALVGKIQGVTARQTDARPGASTSIQIRNMGTPLFVIDGIPSDAAQFNNLGQSDIESISILKDASAAIYGMRAANGVVLVTTKRGSQNQKPEISLSGYYGLQNFTRYPQPANAFQHVRANAESEVNLGGSPTISPEDLARWEQGTEKGFQSFDYYDFIMKPNVPQSSINASATGGSQNTKYFFSVSHLDQDAMIEDYLFQRTNFQSNIEMTLADGLSVGTQLSGRLENREQVGVPGLDDYFNPFLSIFTMWPTERPYANDNPNYVNGDVHNINVNPATYTKEITGYIDEVNRAIKANFYAQYEFDFGLSMKGTYSYSFNNFDFDGFEYTYDGYIYNEDTDVYETRPEWGNQNPWRERRKRNTVDQVAQFQVNYGKNWGDHYLAGIAAYERWSNNSHYTVVHTVPPNNYIPIMSFADQDLLIDEIYQEAREGYLAKINYNYQEKYLLEVFGRLDGSFLFDEENRYGFFPGVTAGWKISDEGFMDNITGDFLSGLKFRGSWGQTGSDRFIGSNNFIVDPFSYYSGYNFIPTAGGSAILNGSFVPGVDPRGLPVRNLSWITNTNINFGIDSYFFKDKLFLQADIFERKRTGLPAGRYDVLLPTEVGYTLPSENLESDAHRGVEGIITYSGQAGNVNFTLSANGTISRLKITERYKPRFGNSWNEYRTDQENRWANINWGYQVEGRFESQEQINNHPVNIDGQGNRNLLPGDFIYKDVNGDGTINGMDERPIGYAEGANPYMSFGFNGSANYKGFDLYFSFAGASMQTFTRNWELRYPFQNNGTSPDYMFEDRWHREDLYNSDSDWVPGTYPAIRRFGADHLYRHNTFWLTNVKYMRLRNLELGYRLPGPVLEKIGISTLRVYASGTNLFSFDNVKDFGIDPEIGAGNGLVYPQQRLFTFGFNITL; encoded by the coding sequence ATGAAATGTAATTCTTTACCAAAGAATGCCCTTTTCGTCTGTATGGTGTTGTCATTGAATGCTTCTTTTATTACAGACTCGAAAGCTTTTATTATAAATAAGGCTTCCAATATAGCTGTACAAAAAGAGGTGGAAGTGACAGGTACTGTACTGGATGCTCAAGGACTGCCCCTTCCTGGGGTTTCTGTGATTTTGAAAGGCACCACTACGGGTGTCGCCACGGACTTGGATGGTAGATACTCTCTTACTGTCCCCGGTCCGGAAAGTGTCCTGGTGTTTTCCTTTATAGGATTCAACACCCAGGAAGTGACTGTAGGAAACCAATCTTCTATTAATATCACCTTGACTGAGAATCTTGCCAATCTGGATGAGGTATTGGTAGTAGGTTATGGTGTTCAAAAAAGAGGGACAATTACCGGTGCGGTAGGTGAAGTTAAAGCCGATGACCTGATCCGTACTCCAGCTGTAACCACTTCGGGTGCACTAGTTGGTAAAATTCAGGGGGTCACTGCCCGGCAAACTGATGCACGTCCAGGTGCTAGTACTTCCATTCAGATCCGAAATATGGGGACTCCATTATTCGTTATTGACGGGATTCCATCTGATGCGGCTCAGTTTAATAACCTAGGTCAATCCGATATAGAAAGTATCTCAATTCTAAAAGATGCTTCTGCGGCCATTTATGGTATGAGAGCGGCAAACGGGGTGGTTTTGGTAACTACAAAAAGAGGTAGCCAAAATCAAAAGCCCGAGATCAGTCTTTCCGGATATTATGGACTTCAAAACTTTACCAGATATCCACAGCCAGCAAATGCCTTCCAGCATGTACGTGCCAATGCGGAGTCTGAAGTGAATCTAGGTGGAAGCCCAACTATCTCCCCTGAAGATCTGGCCAGATGGGAGCAGGGAACAGAAAAAGGCTTCCAAAGCTTTGATTACTATGACTTCATCATGAAGCCTAATGTGCCTCAGTCCTCCATCAATGCCAGCGCAACTGGAGGTTCTCAGAACACCAAGTATTTCTTCTCTGTATCCCACTTGGATCAGGATGCGATGATTGAAGATTACCTCTTCCAACGAACTAACTTCCAGTCAAATATAGAAATGACCTTGGCAGATGGCCTCTCAGTAGGTACTCAGCTTAGTGGTAGATTGGAAAATAGAGAGCAGGTAGGTGTGCCAGGATTGGATGATTATTTTAACCCATTCTTGAGTATTTTCACCATGTGGCCAACAGAGCGTCCCTATGCGAATGATAACCCGAATTATGTAAACGGTGACGTTCACAACATCAACGTAAACCCGGCTACCTATACTAAGGAAATCACAGGGTATATAGATGAGGTCAATCGCGCTATAAAAGCGAACTTCTACGCACAGTATGAGTTTGACTTCGGCCTTTCAATGAAAGGTACTTACTCTTATAGCTTTAACAACTTTGATTTTGATGGATTTGAATATACCTACGATGGCTACATCTACAATGAGGATACGGATGTATACGAAACCAGGCCAGAGTGGGGCAACCAAAACCCATGGAGAGAAAGAAGAAAGCGCAATACTGTAGACCAAGTGGCACAGTTCCAGGTGAATTATGGTAAAAACTGGGGTGACCATTACCTAGCAGGTATAGCGGCATACGAGAGATGGAGCAATAATTCGCATTACACAGTAGTACACACCGTGCCGCCAAACAATTACATCCCAATCATGTCTTTTGCAGATCAGGATCTCCTGATTGATGAAATATACCAAGAGGCTAGAGAGGGATATTTGGCAAAAATCAACTACAACTACCAAGAGAAATACCTATTAGAGGTTTTCGGGAGACTTGACGGTTCATTCCTATTTGATGAGGAAAACAGATATGGTTTCTTCCCTGGCGTGACTGCCGGATGGAAAATCTCTGATGAAGGCTTTATGGACAATATCACCGGAGATTTTCTGAGTGGTTTGAAATTTAGAGGTTCATGGGGACAGACGGGTAGTGATAGATTTATAGGTAGCAATAATTTTATTGTAGATCCTTTCAGCTATTACTCAGGGTATAATTTCATCCCTACTGCAGGTGGTAGTGCTATTTTGAACGGTTCTTTTGTACCTGGAGTAGATCCAAGAGGACTGCCAGTAAGGAATTTATCCTGGATTACCAATACCAACATCAACTTTGGTATAGATTCCTATTTCTTCAAGGACAAGTTATTCTTGCAGGCAGATATTTTCGAAAGAAAAAGAACTGGTTTGCCTGCCGGGCGATATGATGTTTTGCTTCCTACTGAAGTAGGGTACACCCTGCCTTCGGAAAACCTGGAGTCGGATGCTCATAGAGGTGTTGAAGGTATAATTACTTATTCTGGACAAGCCGGAAATGTAAACTTCACCTTAAGTGCCAATGGAACCATCTCCAGGTTGAAAATAACTGAAAGGTACAAGCCTAGATTCGGTAACTCCTGGAATGAATACAGAACTGACCAAGAGAATCGCTGGGCCAATATCAACTGGGGGTATCAGGTAGAAGGTAGATTCGAAAGCCAAGAACAAATCAATAACCACCCGGTAAACATCGATGGACAGGGCAATAGAAATCTACTCCCTGGCGACTTTATCTACAAGGATGTGAACGGTGACGGCACCATCAATGGTATGGATGAAAGACCAATAGGGTATGCTGAAGGCGCCAATCCATACATGAGCTTTGGCTTCAATGGCTCTGCAAATTACAAGGGTTTTGACCTTTACTTCAGCTTTGCGGGAGCCTCCATGCAGACCTTTACCAGAAACTGGGAGCTGCGATACCCTTTCCAAAACAATGGTACCTCTCCGGATTATATGTTTGAGGATAGATGGCACAGAGAGGATCTGTACAACTCAGATAGTGATTGGGTACCGGGAACTTACCCTGCGATCAGAAGATTCGGGGCTGACCATCTTTACCGACACAATACCTTCTGGTTGACCAATGTGAAATACATGAGATTGAGAAACTTGGAACTAGGGTACAGACTTCCTGGCCCAGTATTGGAAAAAATCGGTATCAGTACGCTCAGAGTTTATGCATCAGGTACAAACTTGTTCTCATTTGACAATGTGAAAGACTTTGGTATAGATCCGGAAATCGGGGCTGGTAATGGATTAGTATATCCTCAGCAGCGCTTGTTCACATTTGGTTTTAATATCACCCTATAA